CTGCTCTGCCGCTTTCTTCTTAGGTTCGGCGGTTGTGTCCCATAGCGTGGTGTAGCTGAGGGTGGTCATCGGCGATTGCCGGTTAGGTTTGGGTTGCGAACGCAAACCTTAAACCGAGAGATCCCCGATGACCGACGAGATGATGAACCTGCGCGGGCTGCTGGAGAAGAGCCCTGACGCCGATCTTCTGCGCGAGATGATCGGCTTTGCCGCCCAGCGCCTGATGGAGCTGGAGATCGGCGGACTGACCGGCGCCGGCTTTGGCGAGAAGAGCCCCGAGCGGCTGGCGCAGCGCAACGGCTATCGCGAGCGGGACTGGGAGACGCGCCGGCACGGTCGAGCTGCGCATCCCCAAGCTGAGGAAGGGCAGCTATTTCCCGGGCTTCCTCGAGCCCCGCCGCATGGCCGAGAAGGCGCTCACCGCGGTGATTCAGGAGGCCTACATCCAGGGCATCTCGACCCGCTCGGTCGACGACCTGGTCAAGGCGATGGGCATGAGCGGCATCTCCAAGAGCCAGGTCTCGCGGCTCTGCGAGGAGATCGACGAGCGTGTGCAGGCCTTCCTCGACCGGCCGATCGAGGGTGACTGGCCCTATCTCTGGATCGACGCGACCTATGTGAAGGTCCGCCAGGCCGGGCGGATCGTCTCTGTAGCGGTGATCGTCGCCGTCGGCGTCAACAGCGACGGAAGGCGCGAGGTGCTGGGCATGGATATCGGTCCCTCCGAGGCAGAGACCTTCTGGATCGCCTTCCTGCGCAAGCTGGCCAGGCGCGGCCTGCGCGGCGTCAAACTCGTCATCTCCGACAGCCATGAAGGCATCAAGGCGGCCGTCTCGAAGGTTCTGACCGCGACCTGGCAGCGCTGCCGCGTTCACTTCATGAGGAACGCGCTCGCCCATGCTGGCCGCTCGGGACGGCGTGTCGTCTCTGCCTTCATCGCCACGGCGTTTGCCCAGGATGATGCGACGGCGGCCAGCCAGCAGTGGCGCAGGGTCGCCGATCAGCTCAGGCCGACGGTGCCCAAGCTCGCCGCTCTGATGGACACAGCCGAGACCGACGTGCTGGCCTACATGACCTTTCCGACGCAGCACCGCGCCAAGCTGCACAGCACCAACCCGCTGGAGCGCCTCAACGGCGAAATCAAACGCCGCACCGAGGTCGTCGGCATCTTCCCCAACGAAGCCGCCATCACCCGGCTCGTCGGCGCGATCCTGCTTGAACAGAACGATGAATGGGCCGTCCAGCGCGCCCGCTACATCACGCTGGAAAGCATCGCGCCGATCAGCGATGATCCCATTGTCAGCCTGCCAGCCGTGGCCGCCTGACAACCCCGGCCAAGCCGGCATCGGGGTGGCTCCGCGAAGCTACACCACCATCAGGGACACGACCGGTTCGGCCGTCAGCGATCGGGCTGCTGGTCATTGTCTATTGGCCTCAGTGCCTCTCTGATTGGGGTCGCTAAGGTCAACCGGCCAGGCTCAAATCGCCCATTTCCGTGACAGTGCAGTGCTGCGCGGTTCTTCTGTTTTCACAGGGGACACCGGGGGAGGCGCTCTAGTATCTCTGCGATGGCGGGGGGGCAAATAGCGGAGCTGGCAAGAACATTCTCCAGCTACCCCCGCCGTTTCAGGAGTGGGTCGTCTCGGACGCGGGGCAACAAGACCCGGCAAGGGGATGACGAGCCGAGAACGATCGAGCCCACAGCAATCTAACGGGTGCGACAATTTGGCCGCGACCTTCGCGGGCGTTCACCGAAATTCACCGGCAGCGCCGAAAATTGCTGGCCTTTTTGTTGGCCTTCGCGGCAATCGATTTAGAGAAATGGATGTAAATACAACGGCATACGGACGTATTGTGTTTCCCGTAGGTCGCGCCACTTCAGTGGCACCAAAGAAGATCCATTGAAAACAACGGGTTTATTGGATTTTATTTCGATGTGGACCCAGTGGGTCTCTTCGAATGGACCCCAAATTTTTGGGAGCGTTCTTCAAGCATGGTGGATGTGGCCGGGCCATGGCGGTGCCGTCGTCGCTTGATATCGATCACCGCGCTGGGCGAAGCTTCCAGCGAACGAGCGGGCATTGAGGTGATGAGAGTGCGCCTTGGAAGCACCACCTGCGGCTCGACGCTGACCTCATCGAGCGATGGGCGTCTAGGCCGCATCAATCAGAGCGTCGATCCTTCCTGGTGGAGCGTACGGTAGGTCACCTACGCCATGCGGAAGCTGGACGACCGGTGAAGCTATCCACTGATCTGCTAACGGCCGCGATTGCAGCGTCCGATTTCCGGCCACCGCGTCGGATTTCAACCAAATGAACAACCACCGAGCGCATGTCACTCGGCTCCGCTCACATTGCGCCTTGCTGGGCCTGGACCGCCGGTCAGGCCGCTCGGCCGATCTTGCGCGGCTTTGCGATTTCGATGCGATTCCGGCCCATCTTCTTGGCGCGGTAAAGGGCGCGGTCCGCCGCGGCCAGAAGCTCGGTCAGGTCGACGTCGCCCGTCCCGGCTTCTGCCAGGCCGACGCTGACCGTCGCGGGGATGCCCAGCCCGTCAGCGCGGGCCGTCATTTCGGCAAATCGCTCGGCGACGCTCTGTCCGACCGCGCGGGCTTCCTGTCCGGCCGTGTTCGGCAGCAGGATCGCGAATTCTTCCCCACCGAGACGAACGCCCATGGCATCGGGCCCGGCAGTCTCGCGGGCGATGCTGGCGAAGAGCTTCAGGACGCGATCTCCGGCGTCGTGGCCATATTTGTCATTGATCGTCTTGAAATGATCGAGATCGAAGGCGAGCAACGAATGCGGCGCGCTTGTGCCCTGCTGCCGCAGCAACTCGGCGCCGAGCTCGAAAAAGCCGTGGCGGTTGTTGAGGCCGGTCAGGTAGTCGGTGCGGGACGCCGCCAGAAGCCCGGCCCGCTCCTCCTCCCGCACGAGCGCGAGAAACGACATGGGCATCGCAACAGAGAACAGCACCGCCTCGTACATCGTCATCTTGGCCACGATGGGCAGCATCCCGTCGCCGTAGAGCGCCACGATGACCGGCACGACGAAGGTGCGGGCGCCGTAGAAGGCGCTATGGCAAACGAAGACGGCAATCGCGATCGGCCGAGAGCGCAGTCCTTTTGCCGTCCGGCTGCGATAGAGCGTGAATGCGGTCAGGGCGCTGATGGCTGCGATGGGAAACGCGCTGACATGGTTCCAGAAGATGCTTCCCCAGCCGGCTCCGGCGAGAAGCCAGGCAGCGCCGATAGCCGCCAGGAGGCAGGCAATGTGACTCGGGCGCCAGCCCTTGCCATCCAGCGCTGCGGCGCCCTGCAGCACGAGCAGGTAGCCGAGCATCATGACGACATTCGTCAGGGCAGGGCCGACGACGCCCGGAAACGCCGCGCGATTCATGGCGAGGACGCAGCCGACGGCGAATGCGGCATAGGCGGCTGCCCAAAGGTCGAGTTCCCGCGACCGCGGGGCATGCGCTTTCCGCTCCCAGAGTGTCATCGCGAACGCGATGAGGAGCGTTCCGATCGTGAGGTACCAGAGGGTCGGAAGATCCATCGGTATCGTCGTATCAACGGGCCTGTGTTCAGCTCCCGGGCATTATGGAGGACGTTCCATTCTGCCTGGTACGTGAGGCTACGCTGGCAGAAATGAGTTAATTTCAGCTTGTGAGCGGGCGCGTGGTGCGGTTGATCACCGTGCGCGAACGGTATTGGTGAAATCTAAACAAAAATACATTTACAGCCGCGATGATCGGTATTCGCGTATATCATG
Above is a genomic segment from Bosea sp. NBC_00550 containing:
- a CDS encoding GGDEF domain-containing protein is translated as MDLPTLWYLTIGTLLIAFAMTLWERKAHAPRSRELDLWAAAYAAFAVGCVLAMNRAAFPGVVGPALTNVVMMLGYLLVLQGAAALDGKGWRPSHIACLLAAIGAAWLLAGAGWGSIFWNHVSAFPIAAISALTAFTLYRSRTAKGLRSRPIAIAVFVCHSAFYGARTFVVPVIVALYGDGMLPIVAKMTMYEAVLFSVAMPMSFLALVREEERAGLLAASRTDYLTGLNNRHGFFELGAELLRQQGTSAPHSLLAFDLDHFKTINDKYGHDAGDRVLKLFASIARETAGPDAMGVRLGGEEFAILLPNTAGQEARAVGQSVAERFAEMTARADGLGIPATVSVGLAEAGTGDVDLTELLAAADRALYRAKKMGRNRIEIAKPRKIGRAA